Genomic DNA from Candidatus Palauibacter australiensis:
CCTCGTAGATGTAGCTGTGGTGCCAGCGCGCGTCGAAGTCCGTGACCATGCTGATGAGTTCGAGCCTGCCGTCGGGGTAGAGCGCCTGGATCGACATCGCGTGCAGGTGCACATGCCCGTGCGGCTGGTAGCTGTCGAGCCTCACCGGGTGGTCCCAGCGGTAGAACCCCTGCGTCATCGCGGTCCCTCCCGGCGCCAGCGCGATGTCCCCCCTGAGAGGATAGAGACGCAGGTCCTGCTGGAACTCGGGCTCGTAGCCCTCCTCGTGGAACCAGATCCCGAGTTCGACCTGGTCGCCGGTCACCTCGTATCCCATGGGATAGTAGTGCGCGTCCCACTCGATCATGTCGTTCGCCTTCAGCATCCGCCCCGCGTCCGCGGGCACGATCTCCCCGACCTTGCCCATCGCGTACTCGGAGAGGCTCTGGATGCGCCGGTACTCCCCTTCCTCGTTGAGCCTGAGCAGGCGCGGGATCGCGTGGTGCACGACCTGACGCCCGGCGGGGAAGGAGGGCCGGGTCTCGAACGCCATCACCCAGCGATCCTCGTCGAGCCCCGTCGGCACCCGCGGTCGCCACCAGGTGTCGCCGCCCTCGGCCGGCACGTCGAACGGCTTCGACTTGATCACGTGATCGGGCGGGCCGAGGATGTCCTCGAGCTGCCACTTCTGCTCGGTCGGCCACTCGATCGGGGGCGGCATGTCCGCCGGATTCCCTTCGGGCGCCCCGGCGTCGGCCCAGGCGACGATCGTCCCGATGTCCGCCTCGCTCAGCCGCCAGTCATCCTTGATGTCCTGGATGCCGACGCCCGTGTCGAGGTGGAATGGCGGCATGAGCCGCTTCGAGACCAGCTCCTTCATGCGAGACGCCCAGCGGCGCGTGTCCCGGTAGTCGAGGAGCGGCATCGGACCCACGGACCCCGGCCTGTGGCAGTTCTGGCAGTTCGCCTGGAGGATGGGGGCGACGTCCTTCGAGAACGTGACGTCGGCCTCTGCCCCGGCCCGCTCCGCTCCGTTCGGCCCCTGTCCGGTGAGATCCCGGAACGTGAGACCCAGAGCCAGGGGCACCATGAACACGACAAGGGCCGTTGCATGCGACCAGGCATGGCTCGAGTGACGATGCGATCCACGCATGAGACATCCTCCTCCAGCTGGAACTGCTCCGCTGCCGCGTCCGGCGACTCATCTTTAATGCCCTGATACAGTGCGAAGAAACGTGGTCTGCGTGCAAGGAGACGTTGCGTCCCGGGAAACGCGCGTCCACGATGGAGTGTTATCCTTGCCGTACCCCGTACGGTGAACTGCGGAAGAGAGAACAGCGAGAGCGGACGGATGATGAAGAACCACCGGAGCTGGCGGCCGAGCAGCACCCTTCTTCTTCCCCTTCTGTTCGGAGTCATTGCGGGAGCCCCCGCCGCGGCGCAGGGCCCGGGCGTGGAGGGAGCCGCGTGGACCTACTACGGGGGCGACGCCTGGCACACTCGCTACACGCCGGCGACGCAGATCGATGCTTCCAATTTCGAGAGCCTCGAGGTCGCGTGGCGCTGGGACGCGTCGAGCTTCGGGCCGAGCACGGCGCGGGCCACACCGTCCTACATCGACGGGAAGATGATCACGGTGACGGGCGAGAACCGGCATGTCATCGCCCTCGACCCCACCACGGGAAGGCTCCTGTGGAGCTTCGCCGAACCCATGACCTGGCGGCACGAGTACTCGATGCGAAAAGCGTACGGCAAGGGCGTCGCCTACGCCGAGGTCGATGGACGGGGCGTCGTCTACATCATCAGTCCCGGGTTCTTTCTCTACGCGCTCGACGCCGACACGGGACGGCCGCTCGAGAACTGGGGCGAGGCGGTGCCGCTGCCGGGGTTCCCGTCCTCGGGGACGGTGGACCTGGTGGCGGATCTCATCGAGGGCTGGGGGCCGTGGGAGAGCCTGAACCAGGAGTACGACCCGGACCAGGGGATGCCGCTCGAGATCGGCTACATCACGGCGTCGTCCCCTCCGATCGTCGTCAACGACGTGGTCGTCGTCGGCAACTCCGCGGAGCAGGGCTACAACCAGACGCGGAAGGAGATGGTCCCGGGCGACATCCTAGCCTATGACGCCCGCACCGGCGAGTTCAAGTGGAAGTTCCACATCATCCCGCGGCCCGGCGAGTTCGGGCACGAGACGTGGGAGAACGACGCCTGGCAGTGGACCGGTGACGTGTCCCCGTGGGCGCCGCTCTCGGCGGACCCCGAACTCGGACTCGTCTACCTCGTCACGAACGGCGCCACGATCGACTATTACGGCGGTTTCCACCCCGGCGACAACCTGTTCGGCACGAGCATCGTCGCGCTGGACGTGGAGACAGGCGAGCGCCGCTGGCACTTCCAGTTCGTGCACCACGACATCTGGAACTACGATACGCCGACCGCGCCGCTCCTCATGGACGTCGTCGTGGACGGCCGGCCGATCAAGGGTGTCTTCCAGGCGACGAAGCAGTCGTGGCTGTACGCGCTCGACCGCGAAACGGGCGAGCCGATCTGGCCCATCGAGGAGCGGCCGGTCCCGCAGTCGAAGGTGCCGGGCGAGAAGCTCGCCGAAACGCAGCCGCACCCGACGTGGCCCCTGCCCTACGACCTGCAGGGCCGCACCGAGCAGGACCTCATCGACTACACGCCCGAACTGCGCGAGATGGCGCTCGAGTACGCGCGTGATAACGACCTCTTCGTGCCGCTCTTCAACCCCCCTACGCACCTCGGGAACCCGGACGGCGAGGGCGCGGCGCTCATCTGCCCCGGCGGGGGGGGCGGGGCCAACATCACGGGTCCGCCGGCGGCCGATCCCGTGGAGGGTGTGGTGTTCGTGACGTCGACCAGCGGGTGCTCACCGGTCATGGTGGCGCCGGGGATCGAATCCGAGCTCGACGGGCCGGAGCAGACGGGCGTCACCCACTCCGAATTCTCCCGCGCGATCGGCGTGGTGACGGAGAGCACGGCGGACCAGGCGACGGTCGAGGGGCTGCGGATCTGGAAGGGGCCGGTGGGACGGATCACGGCGATCGACGTGAACACGGGCGAACACCTGTGGATGATCCCGCACGGCGATGCGCCCGAGCGGCAGCAGGCGGTGATTCGCGACCATCCGATGCTGCAGGGGGTGGACGTGAATCCGAACCAGGGCCGGCGCGGCCATTCCGCCATGGTTGCAACTCCGACGCTCCTTCTTGCGTCTGGACAGACGAGCGATGGAACGCCGCACCTGTTCGCGATCGACAAGCGGACCGGCGAGCGCGTGGGGCAGGTGGAGTTGCCCGGCAACACGCGCTACGGGATGTCGAGCTGGGTCCACGAAGGCAGGCAGTATGTGATCATTCAGTTGACCGATGGACTTGCGGCGCTGGCCCTGCCCTGACGGCCACTCGGGCCGGACGGGCCGAACCCTTCTCAAGAGCCTAAGGAAGAAACAGAAAATGCTGCGTGAACATCTGAATTTCCGGCGCGCGGGCGGCTTTGTCGCCTTGGCGTTGTCCGTACTCGTCGCCGGGGCATGCATCGAGAGCGAGGACACGATGGAGCCCACGCCGGCGAACGAAGCGCCGGTCGCGGTCGGCGTCGTGCCGCCGCTGGCCGTGGCGGCCGGCGATCATGTCATCGTGGACGTGTCGGGCTTCTTCCAGGATCCGGACGGCGACCCGCTAGCGTACGGCGCGGGTACATCGAACGCGCTCGTAGCCGGCGTCTCCGTTTCGGGCAGCATGATGACCGTGGTGGGGGTCGGAACCGGCCAGGCGGCCGGGTTGATCTTCGCTCGCGATCAAGCCGGCGGAGAGGCCGTGCAGAACTTCCTGATCACGGTGCCCAACCAGCAGCCGGTCGCGGCCCAGGCGCTCCCGGCGCTGAGCCTGACCACGGGGCAGGTGCACCAGCTGGACCTGTCGCAGTACTTCAGCGATCCGGAGGGCGACGACCTGACGTTCAGTGTCACGACCGGGAACACGCTCGTCGCGGTGGGGGCGGTTTCGGGCAGCACCCTCACGGTGGTCGGCGTGACGGTGGGGAGTACGACGATCACCGTTACGGCGCGGGACGCGGACGGGGGCGAGGTCCAGCAGGAAACGCCCGTGATCGTGAGAAGCGGCTAGGGCGGGGCCGGGGGCGCGGCGGCGCCCTGCGAAGCGGTTGCGGGCGGGGGGTCGGTGAAGATGTGACCCGGCCGGGGATTGGTTCGTGTTAGGAGTGGCACACCGAAAACCCGGTTGGCGCGAGCGCATGAAGTTCCGCTCAGGTGCCTTGAAGGAGGCAATGTGAAGTACCGATTCAGACAGTCCTCGATGCCGGCTGTCCTCGCCGTCATCGGGGGAGCTTTGGCGGCCGAAGCCCTCGCGGCGCAGGACTTTCTCTTCCGGCGTCCTTCCGTCACGCTCGGCGCTCGAATCGGGTACTCGATTCCCCGCGCGGACAGTGACATCTTCGACTTCACGCGCAGGGAACTGACCGTCGAGAAGGAGGACTTCAACGCGGTGGCGCTCGCCGCCGACCTCGGCATCCGGCTCTCCGACCGCATCGACTTTGCGCTGGGCGTCGGGTATGAGAACAGCCAGATCGACTCCGAGTCCCGGGAATTCATCGGCACGGACGACCTGCCGATCCTGCAGACGACGGATTTTCGACGCATCCCGTTCACCGTCGGCATGAAGGCCTACCTCACGGAGCGGGGACGGAGGATCAGCGATCTCGCCTGGATTCCGGGCAAGTTCGCCCCCTTCGTCGGAGGCGGCGTCGGCTTCATGTGGTACGAATTCGAGCAGGATGGCGAATTCGTCGACTACGAAACGCTGGACATCTTCGACGACTACTTCTCGTCCAGCGGCGGATCCGCGCTCGCCTACGTGACGGCCGGATTGGACTACTCGCTCGGGCTGCGGTGGATTTTGACCGCCGAAGCCCGTTATTCTTGGGCCAGCGCGAATATGGGCGGGAGCTTCATCGGGTTCGACCGAATCGACCTGAACGGACTCCGTGCCGCGTTCGGCTTCTCGGTACGGCTGTAAACCTCGAGGTATGGTCACATGACGAAAAAGCGAACTGCTGGAATCGGCTCGGCTCTTTTCGTGGCGGCCGGCATGATGCTCGCGGCCGGACCGCTGTCGACCGCGGCGGCGCAGGAGATGGACCAACGCTGGCTCGCCTGGATGGGTTGCTGGCAGCCGGTTCGTACTTCGACGAGCGCGGACGCGCCCGAATCGCTGCTCTGCTTCCGGCCGAGCGCGGAAGAGACCGGCGTCGAGATGATCGCGATCGAAGACGGCGAGATCGCGGCCCGGGAAATCGTGCAGGCGGATGGACAGCCGCACGAAGCGGCGCAAGAGGGCTGTAGCGGATCGCGCCGCGCGGTCTTCGCCTCGCGGCCGGGCCGGGTGTTCATGGATGTGGACCAGGTCTGCGAGGGCGGCGTCGACCGATCGTCGAGCGGCATGTTCGCGATGATCTCGTCCGACGCTTGGATCGACGCGCGGGTCGTCACCGTCGGCGACGAGAAGCTGACGTGGGTGACGCGATACCGCCTGGCCACGCAGAGCCAGGCCGAGGCTGTCGGCCTGGGTGAGATCGCGGAGGACCGGAGCCTGGCCGTGCGCTCGTTGCGGCTCGCGGCGTCCGGACGATATTCGGTCGACGACATCATCGAGGCGCAGGCTCATGTGGATCCCGAGGCCGTGGAGGCCTGGATCGTCGAACACGAGACGCCCCTCGCGGTCGACGCCGACCGGCTCCTCCAACTCGCCGATGCCGGCGTGTCGGAAGGGGTCATCGACATGATGATCGCGCGGAGCTATCCGGAACGCTTCGCGGTGTCCACGGGCGGCGACGGCGGCGAACGGCCCTGGCGCGGCGTGGGTAGCGGATACTACGACCCGTTCTCGTTCTACGGCTGGGGTTATCCCTACTACGGCCGCTACGGCTACCGCTACGGGTACGGCTACTCGCCCTTCGGTTTCGGCTACGGCTACCCCTACGGATACGGGTACGGCTACGGCTATGGTTACGGTCCGACGATCATCCGCACGGAGCCCGCAAACAACGGCGGCCGGGTGATCAGCGGACGCGGCTACAGCAGCGGAACCTCCAGAATCGGAACACGGTCGACCGGGTCTTCGCGGGGAACGGCGTCGATCGGTTCCTCTTCCTCGGGGTCGGGAGGGCGGTCGACGGGACGGACCGCGAGGCGGCGCGGCGGCGGAGGTCTCTGAGACCCACTGTCCGACCCAACTGACAGCGCTTCGAGAGGGCCCGGTCTTCCGGGCCCTTTCGCGTTGCACGTCTCGCGCCCGAAGCTCGGGAAACGCAGATTGAACACACTGCCGATCCCGATGCCGGCACCGAGGAGGAACGATGAACGTGGACCGACCCGCCGCGCGCCCCTTCACCTACGTCGCGATCGGCGTCCTCGGACTCGCTGCCGCCGCCGCGGTACTCATTCAGCCGGACGCGGCCCGCACCCAGACCACGTCCGACGACTGGGAGCCCCCGCGCACTGCGCACGGCCATCCCGACCTGCAGGGGAACTGGACGAACCAGACGCTGACCCCCTTCGAGCGCCCCGAAGGCCGGGGACCCGTGCTGAGCCCGGACGAGGTCGCCGCCATAGAGGGTGGACAGGCGCAGACCGTCGCCGAACGGACGGCCCCGGTGGACCCGGACCGGCCGCTGCCGCCGGGGGGCGAGCACCGGGTCTGCATCGATGGGGCCACGACCTGCTACGACGAGTTCTACCGCGAGCCGGGCGAACGCGTGGCGATCGTGAGAGGCGAGCCGCGCAGTTCCCTCGTCACCGACCCGCCGGATGGACGGATTCCGGATCTTACGCCGGATGCGCGCAGGCGGCTGGAGGACGCGGCGGAGTTCCGCGGCAGATTCGGCCAGTACGACCACCCCGAGCTTCGGCCGCTCGCGGAACGGTGCATCGTATCGTTCGGATCGAGCGCCGGGCCGCCGATGCTCCCCAACTACTGGTACAACAACAGCTACACGATCGCGCAGAACGAGGACTTCGTCGTGATCATGGCCGAGATGGTGCACGACGCGCGGATCATCCCCATCCGTGATCCGCAGGAGCAGCTCGAGAGCCGGCTCGAGCCGGACCACGTCACGCCGTGGTTCGGAAGTTCGGTCGGCTGGTGGGAGGATGGAACGCTCGTCGTCGAGACGACGAACCTGAACCCCGAGCACGCGTTCCGGGGGGTGCCGCCGTCGAAGGATCGGAAGGTCGTCGAGCGCTT
This window encodes:
- a CDS encoding cytochrome c gives rise to the protein MRGSHRHSSHAWSHATALVVFMVPLALGLTFRDLTGQGPNGAERAGAEADVTFSKDVAPILQANCQNCHRPGSVGPMPLLDYRDTRRWASRMKELVSKRLMPPFHLDTGVGIQDIKDDWRLSEADIGTIVAWADAGAPEGNPADMPPPIEWPTEQKWQLEDILGPPDHVIKSKPFDVPAEGGDTWWRPRVPTGLDEDRWVMAFETRPSFPAGRQVVHHAIPRLLRLNEEGEYRRIQSLSEYAMGKVGEIVPADAGRMLKANDMIEWDAHYYPMGYEVTGDQVELGIWFHEEGYEPEFQQDLRLYPLRGDIALAPGGTAMTQGFYRWDHPVRLDSYQPHGHVHLHAMSIQALYPDGRLELISMVTDFDARWHHSYIYE
- a CDS encoding PQQ-binding-like beta-propeller repeat protein, which codes for MMKNHRSWRPSSTLLLPLLFGVIAGAPAAAQGPGVEGAAWTYYGGDAWHTRYTPATQIDASNFESLEVAWRWDASSFGPSTARATPSYIDGKMITVTGENRHVIALDPTTGRLLWSFAEPMTWRHEYSMRKAYGKGVAYAEVDGRGVVYIISPGFFLYALDADTGRPLENWGEAVPLPGFPSSGTVDLVADLIEGWGPWESLNQEYDPDQGMPLEIGYITASSPPIVVNDVVVVGNSAEQGYNQTRKEMVPGDILAYDARTGEFKWKFHIIPRPGEFGHETWENDAWQWTGDVSPWAPLSADPELGLVYLVTNGATIDYYGGFHPGDNLFGTSIVALDVETGERRWHFQFVHHDIWNYDTPTAPLLMDVVVDGRPIKGVFQATKQSWLYALDRETGEPIWPIEERPVPQSKVPGEKLAETQPHPTWPLPYDLQGRTEQDLIDYTPELREMALEYARDNDLFVPLFNPPTHLGNPDGEGAALICPGGGGGANITGPPAADPVEGVVFVTSTSGCSPVMVAPGIESELDGPEQTGVTHSEFSRAIGVVTESTADQATVEGLRIWKGPVGRITAIDVNTGEHLWMIPHGDAPERQQAVIRDHPMLQGVDVNPNQGRRGHSAMVATPTLLLASGQTSDGTPHLFAIDKRTGERVGQVELPGNTRYGMSSWVHEGRQYVIIQLTDGLAALALP